The Magnolia sinica isolate HGM2019 chromosome 10, MsV1, whole genome shotgun sequence genome includes a window with the following:
- the LOC131257632 gene encoding glycine-rich cell wall structural protein 1-like, producing MARVTIDALGGGSYDGVSQIPMGLFLLCMMVASLSIISMIIFACSDGGDDKVSSEKQKERGRNYGGDWDIICCCCCGSSGDSSGGGGGDGGGGGGGGGDDGDDGGGGGDDGDDGGSGGGGGGCGFGDGGVGGGGGGGEVGGGGGCGEVGGGGGGSGGEVSSGGGGGGEVSSGGGGGGGEVSSGVGGVGGGGGEVGSGGGWSGGGGGGDLGGGAGGGGWSGGGGGGGWSGGDFGGGGGGGGWSGGGGGGDFGGGGGGGGVGGGW from the coding sequence ATGGCGAGGGTGACCATAGATGCTTTGGGTGGTGGTTCTTACGATGGTGTGTCTCAAATTCCCATGGGCTTGTTTTTGCTTTGCATGATGGTCGCGTCGCTCTCGATCATATCTATGATCATCTTTGCATGTAGTGACGGTGGTGATGACAAGGTTAGCTCTGAGAAACAGAAAGAACGCGGCCGAAATTACGGTGGAGATTGGGATATTATTTGTTGTTGCTGTTGCGGTAGTAGCGGTGACAGCAGCGGCGGCGGCGGTGGTGACGGAGGTGGCGGTGGTGGTGGCGGcggtgatgatggtgatgacgGAGGCGGCGgtggtgatgatggtgatgatggagGCAGTGGTGGAGGGGGCGGTGGATGTGGGTTTGGGGATGGTGGAGTGGGTGGTGGAGGTGGTGGTGGTGAAGTGGGTGGTGGGGGTGGGTGTGGTGAAGTTGGTGGaggtggtggtggtagtggtggtgAAGTGAGTAGcggaggtggtggtggtggtgaagtGAGTAgtggaggtggtggtggtggtggtgaagtCAGTAGTGGAGTGGGTGGagtgggtggtggtggtggtgaagtGGGTAGTGGAGGCGGGTGGAGTGGAGGTGGCGGTGGAGGGGATTTGGGAGGTGGGGCTGGAGGAGGCGGGTGGAGTGGAGGGGGTGGTGGAGGCGGGTGGAGTGGAGGTGATTTTGGAGGCGGCGGTGGTGGAGGTGGGTGGAGTGGAGGCGGGGGTGGAGGTGATTTTGGAGGCGGGGGTGGTGGAGGCGGTGTTGGAGGGGGTTGGTGA